A DNA window from Hevea brasiliensis isolate MT/VB/25A 57/8 chromosome 2, ASM3005281v1, whole genome shotgun sequence contains the following coding sequences:
- the LOC110661206 gene encoding uncharacterized protein LOC110661206, whose product MGAKGHSQSKFVKIFMIPIKVLGKARDLYIKSMTGCAARATPGHSMSKPNGQLPKSYSMGSSISNDNDDYMELIRAASVRSLGHKNEIDMLLQQMKQESMSSKQLPKSCSVGMGFMGRIDEEKPSDEEGSGHAANKKAAKAELYPRSRSYAVAKTSVAF is encoded by the coding sequence ATGGGGGCCAAAGGGCACAGCCAAAGCAAGTTCGTGAAGATCTTTATGATCCCAATAAAGGTATTGGGCAAAGCGAGGGATCTTTACATCAAGAGTATGACGGGGTGCGCAGCCAGAGCCACTCCTGGCCACTCCATGTCGAAGCCAAATGGTCAATTGCCCAAGAGTTACAGCATGGGATCATCAATATCCAACGACAATGACGATTACATGGAGCTTATAAGGGCTGCCTCCGTCAGAAGCCTTGGTCACAAGAATGAAATCGACATGTTATTGCAGCAAATGAAGCAGGAATCAATGTCATCGAAACAGTTGCCCAAGAGTTGCAGCGTTGGGATGGGATTCATGGGTAGGATTGATGAAGAGAAGCCGTCTGATGAAGAAGGCAGTGGCCATGCTGCGAATAAGAAAGCAGCAAAGGCAGAGTTGTATCCTCGAAGCAGAAGCTATGCTGTGGCAAAAACTAGCGTTGCCTTTTGA
- the LOC110661205 gene encoding lecithin-cholesterol acyltransferase-like 1 → MKIWLLILRILSTAMMLSSCQAIGNLHPLILVPGSGGNQLEARLNRGYKPTSLLCNRWYPLVKQKEGWFRLWFDPSVLLAPFTECFADRMMLYYDKYLDDYCNANGVETRVPNFGSTQSLLYLDPNLKHITEYMAPLVESLEEIGYVDGETLFGAPYDFRYGLAAEGHPCKVGSTFLQDLKDLIERASSLNGGRPVIILSHSLGGLFVLQLLNRNPPSWRQKFIKHFVALSAPWGGAVDVMLTFASGNTLGVPLVDPLLVRGEQRSSETNLWLLPNPTIFGTKQLVITPNATYSAYEIAQFLENIGFSEGVYPYKSRILPLIEKTIAPGVPITCIIGSGVKTAETLLYRKNCYEEQPEIVYGDGDGTVNMASLLALESLFAENKNQSLKVIRISGVSHTSILKQNIALDQITGEISCINSIAMSAAV, encoded by the exons ATGAAGATATGGCTACTTATACTGAGAATATTATCGACAGCAATGATGTTGTCCTCGTGTCAAGCAATCGGCAACCTCCACCCACTGATTTTAGTACCCGGGAGTGGTGGAAATCAGCTAGAAGCCAGGCTAAACCGTGGCTACAAGCCCACGAGCCTGTTGTGCAACCGTTGGTACCCACTAGTGAAGCAAAAGGAAGGGTGGTTCAGGCTTTGGTTTGATCCTAGTGTCCTACTGGCACCATTCACAGAGTGCTTTGCTGATCGTATGATGCTTTATTATGATAAATATTTGGATGATTACTGCAATGCCAATGGGGTGGAAACCAGAGTCCCTAATTTTGGCTCTACTCAGTCGCTTCTCTACCTTGATCCTAACCTGAA GCATATTACAGAATACATGGCACCGCTGGTAGAATCTCTAGAAGAGATTGGCTATGTCGATGGTGAAACACTCTTTGGAGCTCCTTACGATTTTCGATATGGGTTAGCTGCAGAAGGTCACCCATGCAAGGTTGGTTCAACGTTTTTACAAGATTTAAAAGATTTAATAGAGAGAGCAAGCAGCCTTAATGGAGGAAGGCCAGTGATAATTCTCTCGCATAGCTTAGGAGGCCTTTTTGTCCTTCAACTTCTCAACCGAAACCCACCTTCATGGCGACAAAAATTTATTAAACACTTTGTTGCACTTTCTGCGCCATGGGGTGGTGCTGTAGACGTAATGCTTACTTTTGCTTCAGGGAATACACTAGGAGTGCCCCTGGTTGATCCACTGCTAGTAAGGGGAGAGCAGAGAAGCTCAGAGACCAACTTATGGCTTCTACCTAATCCTACAATATTTGGTACAAAACAACTCGTTATTACTCCAAATGCTACATATTCAGCCTATGAAATAGCACAATTTCTTGAGAATATTGGATTTTCAGAAGGTGTTTATCCTTATAAATCTCGCATTTTACCCTTGATTGAGAAGACAATTGCCCCTGGGGTTCCTATCACTTGTATAATTGGGAGTGGTGTGAAGACAGCAGAGACATTGTTGTATAGGAAAAATTGTTATGAGGAGCAACCTGAAATTGTCTATGGAGATGGAGATGGCACAGTGAATATGGCTAGCTTGTTAGCATTGGAATCTCTGTTTGCTGAGAACAAAAATCAATCCCTTAAGGTAATAAGAATTAGTGGCGTTTCTCATACATCAATACTGAAACAGAACATTGCTCTTGATCAAATTACAGGAGAAATTTCTTGTATTAATTCTATTGCAATGAGCGCAGCAGTTTGA